From a region of the Ammospiza nelsoni isolate bAmmNel1 chromosome 24, bAmmNel1.pri, whole genome shotgun sequence genome:
- the VPS11 gene encoding vacuolar protein sorting-associated protein 11 homolog, producing MATYLQWRRFVFFDRETVREPSGPDGAGAKPFALPPGIAVCDSGRGSLVFGDMEGQIWFLPRSLQLSSFQAYKLRVTHLYQLKQHSILVSIGEDEEGINPLVKVWNLEKRDGGNPLCTRIFPAIPGNKPTVVSCLTVHENLNFMAIGFADGSVVLTKGDITRDRHSKTQILHEGSYPVTGLAFRQSGKTTHLFVVTTENIQSYMLSVKDYPHLELDTHGCGLRCSSLSDPSQDLQFIVAGNECVYLYQPDERGPCFAFEGQKLIVHWYRGYLIIVSKDRKTSPKSEFAGNEAQNSDKQVLNIYDLCNKFIAYSSIFDDIVDVLAEWGSLYVLTRDGKIHVLQEKDTQTKLEMLFRKNLFEMAINLAKSHHLDSDGLSEIFRQYGDHLYNKGNHDGAIQQYIRTIGKLEPSYVIRKFLDAQRIHNLTAYLQMLHLQSLANADHTTLLLNCYTKLKDSSKLEEFIKTSESEVHFDVETAIKVLRQAGYYSHAVYLAEKHEHHEWYLKIQLEDIKNYQEALHYIGKLPFEQAESNMKRYGKILMHHVPKKTTELLKILCTDYRPSGGNEGPGMLEGKKANSEEFIPVFANNSRELKAFLEHMTEVQADSPQGVYDTLLELRLQNWAHEQDEQIKEKLHNEALTLLKSGRFKTVFDKALVLCQMHNFKDGVLYLYEQGKLFQQIMHYHMQNEQYKKVIEVCELYGDQEACLWEQALSYFARKEENCKEYIAAVLKHIENKNLMPPLLVVQTLAHNSTATLSVIKDYLVNKLQKQSRQIEQDEQRIQKYREETTRIRLEIEELKASPKIFQKTKCSICTSALELPSVHFLCGHSFHQHCFESYSESDSECPTCMPENRKVMDMIRAQEQKRDLHDQFQHQLKCSNDGFSVVADYFGRGVFNKLTLITDLPSGKTATTIEAGLQRELLIHTKRST from the exons ATGGCTACCTACCTGCAGTGGCGCCGGTTCGTCTTTTTTGACAGAGAGACGGTGAGGGAGCCCTCGGGGCCGGATGGAGCCGGTGCGAAGCCTTTCGCGCTGCCCCCGGGCATCGCGGTCTGCGACTCGGGCCGGGGAAGCCTCGTGTTCGGAG ATATGGAAGGTCAGATTTGGTTTTTGCCTCGCTCCCTTCAACTCAGCAGTTTCCAAGCTTACAAGCTAAGGGTGACACATCTGTACCAGCTGAAGCAGCACAGTATCCTGGTTTCTAttggtgaggatgaggagggtaTAAATCCTTTG GTGAAAGTCTGGAACCTGGAGAAACGAGATGGTGGTAACCCTCTTTGCACACGAATTTTTCCAGCAATACCAGGTAACAAGCCCACGGTTGTATCCTGCCTAACTGTCCACGAGAATCTTAATTTCATGGCTATCG GTTTTGCAGATGGGAGTGTTGTACTTACTAAAGGAGACATCACTCGAGATCGGCATAGTAAGACCCAGATCCTACATGAAGGCAGTTACCCCGTTACCGGCCTCGCTTTTCGACAGTCTGGCAAAACAACACATCTATTTGTGGTGACCACAGAGAATATCCAG TCTTATATGCTTTCAGTGAAAGACTATcctcacctggagctggacactcATGGTTGTGGATTGCGCTGTTCATCTCTCAGTGACCCCTCCCAGGATCTCCAGTTCATTGTGGCAGGAAATGAATGTGTGTACCTTTACCAACCAGACGAACGTGGCCCCTGCTTTGCCTTCGAGGGACAAAAGCTGATTGTTCACTGGTATCGGGGGTACCTCATCATTGTCTCCAAGGACCGAAAGACTTCCCCAAA GTCAGAATTTGCTGGGAACGAGGCACAGAATTCAGACAAACAAGTCCTGAATATCTATGACTTGTGCAACAAATTCATTGCATACAGCTCAATCTTTGATGACATAGTGGATGTCTTGGCAGAGTGGGGATCTCTCTATGTACTGACCAGAGATGGGAAGATCCATGTACTTCAGGAGAAGGATACACAAACCAAACTCGAG ATGCTGTTCAGAAAGAACTTATTTGAAATGGCCATTAACCTGGCCAAGAGCCACCACTTGGACAGCGATGGTTTGTCAGAGATTTTCCGTCAGTATGGTGATCATCTCTATAACAAGGGAAACCATGATGGAGCCATTCAGCAGTATATTCG AACTATAGGGAAGCTAGAACCATCTTATGTTATTCGGAAATTCCTGGATGCTCAGCGTATCCACAACCTTACTGCTTATCTACAGATGCTCCATCTGCAGTCCCTGGCCAATGCAGACCACACTACACTTCTGCTGAATTGCTATACCAAACTCAAAGACAGCTCCAAACTGGAAGAGTTCATTAAG ACGAGTGAGAGTGAGGTCCACTTTGATGTGGAAACGGCTATCAAGGTACTTCGCCAAGCTGGCTACTACTCCCATGCTGTGTACCTGGCAGAGAAGCATGAGCATCATGAATGGTACCTCAAAATCCAGTTAGAGGACATCAAG aactaCCAAGAGGCTTTGCACTACATTGGAAAACTGCCCTTTGAACAGGCAGAGAGTAACATGAAGCGATATGGTAAAATCCTGATGCACCATGTTCCTAAGAAGACCACTGAATTGCTGAAGATCCTTTGCACTGATTACCGTCCCTCAGGAGGTAATGAAGGCCCTGGGATgctagaaggaaaaaag GCTAATTCAGAGGAGTTCATCCCAGTCTTTGCAAACAATTCCCGAGAACTGAAAGCTTTTCTGGAGCACATGACTGAGGTGCAGGCTGACTCTCCACAGGGTGTCTATGACACTTTACTGGAACTTCGACTGCAGAACTGGGCACATGAGCAAGATGAGCAG ATCAAGGAGAAGTTGCACAATGAAGCCCTCACCCTCCTGAAGAGTGGAAGGTTCAAAACAGTCTTTGATAAGGCCTTGGTCTTATGTCAGATGCACAATTTCAAGGATGGTGTTCTCTACCTCTATGAGCAAGGCAAACT TTTCCAACAGATCATGCACTACCACATGCAGAATGAGCAGTACAAGAAGGTGATTGAGGTGTGCGAGTTGTATGGCGACCAAGAGGCTTGTCTCTGGGAACAGGCTCTTAGCTACTTTGCACGGAAGGAGGAGAACTGCAAAGAGTATattgctgcagtgctgaaacACATAGAGAACAAGAATCTTATGCCTCCGCTGCTTG TTGTGCAGACGCTGGCTCATAACTCCACAGCCACCCTGTCTGTGATTAAGGATTATCTTGTCAACAAGCTGCAGAAGCAAAGCCGCCAGATAGAGCAGGATGAGCAGAGAATTCAGAAATACCGAGAAGAAACTACGAGGATCCGTCTGGAAATTGAAGAGCTAAAAGCAAG TCCCAAGATTTTTCAGAAGACCAAGTGTAGCATTTGCACCAGTGCATTGGAGCTCCCTTCAGTCCACTTCCTGTGCGGTCATTCCTTTCACCAGCACTGCTTTGAAAGCTACTCTGAGAGTGATTCAGAATGTCCTACTTGCATGCCAGAAAATCGCAAAGTGATGGACATGATCCGAGCCCAGGAACAGAAGAGAGATCTGCATGACCAGTTTCAGCATCAG CTCAAGTGTTCAAATGATGGCTTCTCAGTCGTTGCTGACTACTTTGGTCGCGGCGTCTTCAATAAGCTCACCCTGATCACGGACTTGCCCTCGGGAAAGACTGCTACAACGATCGAGGCTGGCCTGCAGCGGGAGCTGCTTATCCACACCAAACGCAGTACCTGA